The genome window aaaggaGCAAAGCCAGATGCAGCCCTTAGCACAACGCTCAGATAACTGGTAGTTCCTATTGAAAACATCAGAGTTCTATGTCCTTGCCACAGTCAATCCGGTGCACTGCCCCCTCTGACCTCAGAGACAGGCTCCTCCTCTCACTTCTCTGCAGGACAGACTCCTCCTAACCCTAACTCTCCTCTGACAACTCTCCCATCCTCCACGTTTACACGGGTGACAGCTGTGAAAAGTGAGCCCCAGGGGTCCAAAAGGTGAAAGACTTGAGTGGTGTCAGAAACCACTCAAGGTGGGGTTAGAGACAGAAATAGGAGAGGCTGGCTGCGGCCTGGGGTCCTTTCTGCCACCATCTGGGGAGCCCCTCCACTCTTTCCTCAGTGATGATGTAGGCTGGGGACTTGGAGTTTGGGGAATCCCCTGATTTGGGGCTCAGATCTTAGAGCAGATACCCATTCCCTGCCTCAGGCGCCCCTCTGTACCTCAGATTACAGCCTGGCTACCTGGCTACCTCCATACCGGTCTCTCCCCtagaattttcctttctcttcctctcaggGCAGGCTCTGGGGAGAGTTACGTAGTGGGTGGTTAAGCATCTGTGGTCTCCCCCATTTCTCAGTAGCCCCTTCTTCTACCCTTCCACCTCTGGGAGGACCCCGGTGCCTTCTAGCCCAATCCACCCTTCCAATCTTAGCCAATGTGGACTTTTCACAAGTATGAATGGCAGTCTTAAACCCAAGGACGAAACTCTAATAGTAGCATCTCAGACATCCATTCCTGAATTGGGACAGTGTATGGAGGATGGCGGGTTTTCCCAATGGGCATGGAGACACTCCAAGTCGGAACAGACACAACTTATAAGGGAGACAAAGTCTCCTGCTGGCTACCAGCTATTTTTGCTTCCTCTTCCCATTCACCGGTGTGTGCATGGCTTTCTCAGTGCAGGTCTCAGCTTCACCACCTAAATCTTCTTGGCTTTGGTTGGGCTGGATTTTTCTTGTGGCACCAGATGCGAGCAGGAGGTACTGACACATCCTGAATAATTGTGGTCGATGCCCAGAGCCACACTCTAAATTCTCATCTGTCATCAGGGAACAGAAAATGGGAGCCCACTCCAGCTCCCGCCCAACTGTTTTCTGGATGGGGGTCAGCTCTGGCAGGAAGCAGCACCCACAAGGTGTCACCCTCAACTCACAACTCTCATCCtggcttcctctttctcctccctcctaaGGGCTCACATCCGCCTAGTTCCTCCTGCTGCCAGCAAGCTCCCTCTCCACTGGACGCCTCCCCTGGCAGCCGCCTTCTGCCGAAGGGAAGGGCATGCTTTCTGGTGTGCTTGAAAATCCACATTCCCCGTTCAGACATGTGGATGTGGGCGTTGAGTGAGGTTGGAGCTCAGAGGATGCCATGTTTCAAAATATCCATTTGGCATCCACACATGTCCACCCAAACCtaccttccttcttctctccttcccttccttcctgccattcttccttctctctcacccttcctccctctcacAATGTAGTaagttttcacacacacacacacacacacacacacacacacacacacacacactcacctgtGAAACAGCACCACAAGTGAGATAGTGAATAATCCATCAAAGTCCCAAAGTTTCTTCATGCCCCTCAGTGCACCTTCCCTCATCTACCCCCaatcctcccaccttccctcatCTACCTCCAATCCCCTGGCAACCCCTGATCTATTTTCTGTCATTACAGGTTAattgcattttctagagtttttgATAAATAGAATCTTATAGTATGAACTTTTTTTGGTCTGcattctttcactcagcataattattctGAGATTCTCCATGTTATTGCATGGTATAaaaagttcattcctttttacatgTCATTCCAtcgtatgaatataccacagttcatttatccgttcacctgttaatggacatttagcTTGCATCCACtttgggctgttatgaataaagctgctataaacactcaTGCAGGcatctttgtgtggacatatgctttcatttttcctgggtaaatacctaggagtggaattagaTCATATGGTAGATTCTACGTGTGTGGTAAGTGAAATTacacataattattatattatatatagttgtatataatatatgtaaacataaaattgtgataaaaacacataacataaaatttaccatcttaaccatttttaagtgtacagttcggtACTGTTAAGCATATTTGCATTATTGTGCAGCTAacctccagaaatttttcatcttgcaaaactgaaactctgcagCCTTTAGCCAAGAAATCcccatcttcccctccccctaggctctggcagccaccactctactttctctttctatgagtttgattactttagatacctcatataagtgagcatacagtatttgtctttttgtggttagtttatttcatttataatgtcctcaaggtttatccatgttgtagcatgtgacaggatttccttcctttttaaggaatAACACTCCAACATGTGTAtaaaccatattttctttatccgttcattATTCAGTGGACCTCGGGGTTGCTTCCACCTGTCGgttattgtgactaatgctgtaatgaacatgagtgtgcaaatatctcttcgaggttctattttcaattcttttggatctATTCGGACTAAGACATAGACCCAGAatgcatgtttaactttttaagaaatcaccattgttttccaaagtgcttgcaccattttacattctcaccactAGTGTGTGAGAGTTTTAGTTTCCCCCaattctcaccaacactttttaattttagccattctcatCGATGTGTGGTgctatcttattgtggttttaatttgcatttccctagtgaataatgatgttgagcatcttttcatatgcttactagTTGTCCagatatcttctttggtaaagtgtctGTTCAACTCTTTTGCCCATTTCCCCCTAGACTTTtaataagctttattttttagaatagttctggatttagagaaaaatatgcaaatagtAAAGAGAGTTTCCATATATTCCACATCCAGATACAGATATACCTATTATTATGTCTCACATTTGTTAGATGTTATTGTTTGGTACATAGTATGGTATATCGTTTATAATTAATGAATTGATATTGacaaattattattaactaaaaccaatactttatttagattttcttagttttcaccTAATGTCCTTCTTCTGATCCAGGaccccatccaggataccacaacACATTAAGTGGTTATGTCTCTTTAGGCTCCTTTGTcggtgacagtttctcagactctGTTTTTAATGGCCTTGGCAGCTTTTAGTACTGGTCAGATAtcttgtagaatgtccctcagttgggGGTTGTCTGACGTtcttctcatgattagactggggttatgggtttggCGTAGGAAGATCACAGAGACCATTCTCATCACATTATATCAAGGGTACATGCTATCTACACGACATATCGCTGATGATGTTGACCTTGGTCACCTGGCTGCAGgggtgtttgtcaggtttctccactgtaaagttactttcTCCCCTTTCTATACTGTGctttttggaaggaagtcactacgTATAGACCACACTGAAAAAGAGGAATTATTCTCCATTTCCTAAGGGCAGGATGTCTACAtaagttatttggaattcttctacacagatgtgtcttttctctcccatttacttacttattcaatcatttgtttatatatatgtatggacTTACAGacacttattttatactttgggttattaTTCAATCCTCCTTTATTTACTTTGttactcaaattgttccagctttggtcaCTGGGAGCTGTTTCAGTCggctcttttgcccatttaaaaaattgaattgttcattttcttctttaaaagcatttatatattctagataaatACCCCTTGtcagaaatattatttgtaaatattttctcccagtctgtgatttCTCTTACCGGTAACTTTTAAATCTACCCCAGTTTTAcctattttagaaaactttttaagaaatcgccattgttttccaaagtgctttgcaccattttacattctcaccactAGTGTGTGACAGTTTTAGTTTCCCCCaattctcaccaacactttttaattttagccattctcataGGTGTGTGGTgctatcttattgtggttttaatttgcatttccctagtgaatAATGATGTTGAGGTCCCCTGTCCCTGTCACCTGACTCAATCCTGGCCCCTCTCTCTTCTCACTCTGCATTTCCTCTCTAGGCAATCTCCTCCACAGCTACCATCCAACTCCGGTTACTCTCCATAGGTGGGGCTCTCAAATATATGTCTCTAACTCTCATCTCTTCTCTGAGATTCAAATCCATAGACTCAACTGCCCACTTGTCATCTGTCCTTGGATATCTCCAAAGCCCCATAAACTCAACATGTCCCCAAACAAGCTTATAAGCTGTGttctccccactctcccacagaCCTTCCCCTCCCATGGTCACATTTTCAGCAAATGGCACCAGCGTCCATTCGATTCTGCCAACTTACCTCCCCTCACACCTCAGCCAATACACCAATTCTCATTCATTTTACCACCTAAGCAGAATCTTCTACTTTCTATCTCCTTCCAGGTGCAATCCCCAAACACCTGTCTGCAGCACCCTGACAGGTTTCCTTGGGTCCCCTGTGCCCTTGTTAATGAGTCTCCACACAGCATCCAGTGATCTTGTCAAAATCAGAGTCTGGCCAGCACTCCCTTGCCTATAAATCTTCATGGTCTCCATGGAAACCAAGAGTCCTCAATGCTGCCTTTGAGCCCTTGCGTGACCTTGGCCTCCTCAGCCCCATCCCCCATCCCAGTGCCCCAACCCCTGTTCCAGCCACACTACCTTTCAGGCCCTAAACACCCTGGTGCTTCTTCGAACGTGCGGCCTTTGtgtgtgctgttccctctgcctgaaatgttctTCCCCATCCCATTCTGACCATCCCCTGGACCACTCACCcctcagatctcagctcaagtGTCACTTCCTCAGGAAATCCTCCCAGTTAAGtcctctctgctttcctcttttctagTACCATGTTCCTCTCTTGCCTAGCACTTGTCTTGGTTAAAACTTGAGATTTTTTTGGGTGGTCAGTGGCTGCCCCCACACTGGACTGTAAGCTCCAAGAGGCCAGGAGCCATCACACCTGTTTTTGGCCCCTTTACCTCCTCAGAGCCTGGTATAATGTCTGGCATGTATAGATGCTCAATACATATACATGAATCAGTGAATTAATATACAATCAAATAATCAATGTACATTCAAGTAAATAAAGAAAGGCCATTGATAAGCCCTATTCTTGttcatgaaaataatttggaaaaccatttttttGCAAACACCATGCTGGCTCCAGGGGTTAGTAATGACACCTGTGACCTTGTGCTATTGTTTTTCCTAGATGCTGCTTACCTCAATTCTCCCTCCAAGAGAGTGATTTTCCCCCGGGTAGAGGTTTACTGCCAAATAGAACTCGCCCTTGGCAATGAGTGCCCTGAATATAGTCAACCAAACCTCCAAACAGAGCAGGCCAGTCTGGAAGAATCCACACAACCTCACACACAATGGGCGCCTGAAGGGGAAGGAAGCAGTGGCCGTGGTTCACCTGTGTCCCCACCTGTACAGGCACCTGAATCCACATGTGAGTGGCCTGTGGAGTCATCTCCTTCACCACCTGTGTCTTCACTGGAGCAGTCACCTGTATCGCCACCGGCCTCATCACCACCACATTCTCCAATGGACTTGCCACCTGTATCGCTCCCAGCTGTGCACTTACCACCCAGCTCAACACCTGTGTCTCCACAGCAGCAGGTACCACCCACTGGATCACCACCTAGATCCCTGCCCTCCCCATCATCTAAGTCACCCAGGCCGCCCCTGGGGCCTTCAGCTGTGGGGGCACTTCAAACATTGCCCCAGGGTTCTTCAGCATCACCGACACAGCCACCTGTGGAGGAACTGGGATCGGAACAGCCCGAAGGTACGGACCCTCTGGCTTCTCGTGGCCTCCTCAGGTCTGGAGCCTCTCTGCAAATGCATAACAGCATGGTGGCTGGTAATCAGTGCTTTAGAGGGCTGCACTGGTGAAGTCCGCAGTTAGCTTGAGCAGCTCTACCTGTTACGTGGACAAGCACCACAAGAGACAGGCCCTTGacatttgttcatttctctagtccagtgattctcaaagtgtggtccccagctGGCTGCAGTAGCCTCACTGAGAGCTTGTCAGAAATGAGAGCTCTTGGCCCCGCCGCAGACGTGCTTCATCCCAAACTCGGGGGGTGGGACCcagctgttttgttgtttttttcacaagccctccaggtgattatTTTGCCTGCTCACATCTGAGAACTGCTGTTCGGTTGATTTTTATTGGGAAAGCCACTGTGCCAGGGCAGTGCTACTCAAAGGGTGGTCTGTGGCCCAGTGCCAACATCTTATTTGTTACTCGTTCACAATGAAATGAGTGCAGAAACTGAAAGTAagcatttagaaatgtgtttagCAACAAGATAGTGCCATGGTGTCCAAGAGTTTTCCTActaattcatttatattgtaGTCCACAAAAGTGCTAGTCCATGATGGATtgcaaataagatttttaaaaactcattcttTGCTGCAGTTTGAGAAGCATGGTTGTAGGGGCTGCAAAGATGAACAGTTGTCAATCACTCACTGCCAGGAAATCTCCCCTCCAGCACAGGGGACGCCATGGGTACCAACCTCAAAAGTACAAGGTGAATTATTAAGTGTATATAACTGACAAAAACATGTTGGGGGTGTCCATGGAGAATGAGATCACTTCTTTCTGGGGGAATAGCAGGCATTGTGGAGGTGACAGGTACGTTGAAATATGCAGGATTTTGACAATCGTGGTCTATGTGATGGGActagatggagaagaaagagcatttcagattttgtttattCTAGAAACTCAGGTGCACAGAAGGAAAGTGCAAGGTACATTCAGAATGAAGAAGATACCTGTTTGGCCACAGTAAATGGTCTGGGTAGGGGCAAAGGAAGAGGGCCCCACATGACGGAATGAAGCCAGGTTGCACGGTCCTTGTGGTCCAGCAGTCAAACTTCTATCGTTGTTACAGTAGCACCGActagcaagatttccttcttttcagctCTGTCCCAAGTCACGGTGACCCTTTCCTTGGAATAggtttactttcattcttttgattaCAATGCAACAAAAATATAAGGACATTAAGAGTCAGAAAATGTGTCAAAGTGTTTCACATGCTCTCTTATCTCctgttaaataaaatgcattcattttatgTTATCACACCTGTACCTGAGGGTAGCCATCGTCAGAGGCCTGAGCCATCCTGGGCCCTGAGCTGGCGTTCCTCACTCATACTGGAGGTGGACAAAGGGTACAGGTCGCCCAGGGGTTCTCAACGGGTCGCGATTTTACTCCCAGGACACACTTGgtaatatctggagacatttttgattgtcacctACTGGGTgacatctagtgagtagaggctaGAGATGACGCTACACATCCTACAACACACAGGACAGCCCTCCAAGGAAACATTACTGGGCCTGAAACCTCCCCCGGGCTTAGTGTTATCAGTCATTTTACTGATGCTCATATTGTTGGGGTGGGAGTGTTAcaaaaagtccttttaaaaaaggaactgcAACTAGTCTGGGAGATCCACCAAGCTTCCAAACGAAAGAACTTCAGGTAGAGGAATCTAAgtatattctatattattttttacatgtattacATAATTACATATTAATCTCCATATATTATAAATCCCCATACTCTGAAAACATGCAAAGAGCTTATGTAAGAACAATGCTCataaaactaataatattttctattccaacaacaaaagaaagacagaaagaaagaaaggaaggaataaagaaagaaaagagaaaagcattacATAAAGCAAGTGATGAAAGGTTCAGGCCCCTATGGGGATTTTTTCTGAAAACTTTCCCTAACACAGGTAGGTGCTTTTTGTGAGGGAATGGTTGATAATATTATATCAAGGGTCAGCATCAGTCTTTTTACAAATAGCACTGTCCTGGGTCTCAGTCAAATCCAACAACATGATTCCAATCCTAACTATGAGAATTTGAGAATAAAAGAGTTCTTTACTCTTTCTAAACACTCTCACTTACTTCCTACTATCAAAAATGGCTAAGTACCCCTACCCCACCTTCTCTCACTCATGTCTCCTGTATTTTTACTTTTGGCCGTAGTTCCTCTCGCCTCCTCGAATCCAAAAAGCACCCTCCCAAAGGTTAACGTGAAGGAAACCACCAGCAAAGCTTATGCCATGTAAGTTTCTGCTTAATTGAGAACACATTCTTTcctttgtggggtggggggcagctaAGCGACATTGTCCATCTCTTCAGCTGCCCTAGGATCCCTGGGACCCTTTTCTAGTTTGTGTGATTACCGTGCTCCCCTTCACATTTCATGAACTAgcccctcttctcttttcttcacgGGGGTGATGTGTGGGAAAGGGGCCTCTTCATGCTGGCAGTGTCATTCTCCTCGGCGGCCTGCTGTGCACTGTGGGGAATGCGCCTTCTCTGAGTGCAGTGAGAGGATGTGTCACCTCCTCGTAGCTTACTCTCTGGCCACATCTCAGTTCAAGAGAGCAGCCAGGCACGCTACATCCTAGCCTTAGGTAGCCGCTACATGGTATGAACTGAGGGCCTCCTTTAATCCAAATAGTTTCCTACCAGCATGCTAAGGAGGCTAACTTTCCTATGTTGTCGATTATCCCCAGAAAATCTTTCTTACAATCTTACAATGCACATCAATTGTCTGGGTTATGTAACAGGTACTCCATTATTATCTTTGCAGTTGTTATGAGAGGGCCTGGGGAGCTCTATATTTTTAAGTTCCCTGGGATCACATTACCCAGGCTCCCTTACTAGATGGATGCCAGGTGGGTTAGCCAGGGGAAGGCACCAGCAGGAGATCAGAGTGGGGGTCAAGGATATTTCTGCTCTCTGACCTCATCACTTCCTGTCCTGGGGCAGCTCTGGCAGTGGCTGGGTTTCTCTATGGCCACAGCCGCAGGGGTTGGGAGAGCAGTATCTTACTTTTGATATTCCCACTCCATATTAtaccaaatatattaaaatatatctgcTTCTTccattaagtatattttaattctaaaacttttgaaagagtttgcataaatttcataattttgtgcTTCGGCataaattatgcatttttctcttgatttaaaCTTCATTGCATTGACATATAACTGTATAAAAGTTTGAGTTTCAGTGGACTAGTTGGCATGATGTTACTCCAATCAATATTCATCGGTTACAAAATAAAGGTCTCTGGGGTCCGCTGGTGCTCAGCCAGGGCTGACAACCATGGCATTGGCGTGTCTGATACCTTCTGAGCTGGGACAGGGCCCTGACAGTGAAGGACACAGGACAGGCCACTAACAAACCACCTACTTTGTCTCTTTGCCCAGGGCGAGCCCTGCTGAAGACTCCAATTGGGTGAGCAAGGTGTtcaagaagaacaaacaaaagacaagTGGCACCAGAAAAGGCTTCCCCAAACATCCAAGATCCAAAAAGCCAGCCAGCAAAATGCAGTGAGCATGACTAATGTTTCTGAATTCCACAGGGAAGACCAACTTTGGGAACAGTCTGCAGGAAAATCAcaagggatggggtggggtggggtggggtgggagtcaggagctgggctttggaatcagacgtGCCAGACATAAAATCCCCGCTCTGCCACAGTCTCACTCAGTGAGCACGCTTAGGACACGTGGTGTCCCTGAGTCTCTGTTTCCTGATCTGTCAAATAGGGATAAGACCAACTCCTAAGGTTGTTGTGAGCGTTTAATGAAGTCAGCTGTGT of Rhinolophus sinicus isolate RSC01 linkage group LG05, ASM3656204v1, whole genome shotgun sequence contains these proteins:
- the PNPLA1 gene encoding omega-hydroxyceramide transacylase isoform X3 — protein: MLFDEYLRYLNVGVAEVKKSFLGPLAPSCKMVQMMRQFLYEVLPEDSYKAATGKLHVSLTRLTDGESVVVSEYTSKEELIEALYCSCFVPVYCGLIPPTYRGVRYIDGGFTGMQPCSFWTDSITISTFSGQQDICPRDCPAIFHDFRMFNFSFQFSLENIARMTHALFPPDLMILHNYYYRGYEDAVLYLRRLNAAYLNSPSKRVIFPRVEVYCQIELALGNECPEYSQPNLQTEQASLEESTQPHTQWAPEGEGSSGRGSPVSPPVQAPESTCEWPVESSPSPPVSSLEQSPVSPPASSPPHSPMDLPPVSLPAVHLPPSSTPVSPQQQVPPTGSPPRSLPSPSSKSPRPPLGPSAVGALQTLPQGSSASPTQPPVEELGSEQPEVPLASSNPKSTLPKVNVKETTSKAYAMASPAEDSNWVSKVFKKNKQKTSGTRKGFPKHPRSKKPASKMQSAPYPLNFSLLSTSETVWVTYRPHPSRIQEYSCPEEAVSRERKLELEQERT